CTGGGGCGCAAATTAATAAATTTTAATGAACTGCCTTTAATTCTTTCAATCTTTGAATTTTTTAATGTTTAATTTATTTGATAGACTTCATTACATCCACCAAAACCTGTACACTTTCAATAGGTAAGGCATTGTATAAGCTAGCTCTGTATCCGCCTAAGCTTCTGTGTCCGTTTAATCCACTGATACCTGCAGCTTTCCATGCATTGTCAAATTCTTCTTTCTTGCTTTCATTTGTAATTTTGAAAGAAACATTCATCAATGAACGGTCTTCTTTTACGCAGAAAGTTTCGAATAGCGGATTGCTGTCGATTTCATCATATAAAAGCTTGGCTTTGGCTTCATTTCTCTGTTCTGCAGCAGCAATTCCTCCGTTTTTTTCAAGATACTGAAGGGTAAGTAAAGAAGCATATACAGGGAATACCGGTGGAGTATTGTACATGGATTCTTTAGCGATGTGCTGAGAATAATCCAGGATAGAAAACATATTTTCTCTTCCTGTTTTACCAAGGATTTCTTTTTTTATCACTACCAAAGTAACTCCTGCAGGTCCCATATTCTTTTGAGCACCGGCATAGATCAGATCAAACTTGGAGAAATCCAGTTGTCTTGAGAAAATATCAGAACTCATATCACATACCATCAGGGTATCCACTTCAGGGAAAGATTTCATTTGAGTTCCGTAGATTGTGTTGTTGGAAGTACAGTGGAAATAATCATATTCTGCACCTACCGTATAGTCTTTAGGAATAAAAGAATAGTTTTCTTCTTTTGAAGAGCCTACTACATCTACCGTTCCTACTTTTTTTGCTTCTTTGATGGCTCCGGCTGCCCATGTTCCTGTATCCAGGTAAGCTGCTTTTCCACCTACTTTCATCAGGTTGTAAGGAACCATTGCAAACTGCAGGCTGGCACCTCCTCCTAAATAAAGTACTTCATAATCATCCCCAAGATTCATCAATCTTTTTACAATGGCACGCGCTTCATCCATTACAGCAACGAAATCCTTGCTTCTGTGGGAGATTTCAAGAAGAGACAATCCGATACCGTTAAAGTCCAGGATAGCCTGTGCTGATTTTTCAAATACCTCTTGAGGTAAAATACATGGTCCTGCGCTGAAGTTGTGCTTTTTGTTCATATTTTATTTTTTTTGATGCTTCCGGATTTTACATTCCTTCTGCTTTATTTTTGGTTAAATGAGAGTTTGGGTCAAAAAAAGCCGCCTCACAGATCATGAGACGGAATTTTTTTATTCGCCGTGTAAGAATGCTTTTTTATTAAGAAGAGCATCTTCTGATTCTACGTGATCCTCGTCAGGTACGCAGCAGTCTACAGGACATACAGCAGCACACTGAGGTTCTTCATGGAATCCTTTACATTCTGTACATTTATCAGTTACAATGAAGTATACGTCATCACTTACAGGTTCCTGTGGAGCGTTGGCATCTACAGTAAGTCCCGACGGCATCGTAATAGTACCTTGAAGAGCCGTTCCGTCAGAAGCTTTCCAATCTACAGCTCCTTCATATATTGCATTATTTGGACATTCCGGTTCGCAAGCCCCGCAGTTAATGCATTCATCAGTTATTTTAATAGCCATCGCTAATTTTTTTTAAATTTGCACAAAATTACAAAATATTCCCCAATTTTAAAGTAATTATGAATACCGAAAATCAAGTTTTAGGACTTATTAAATTAAGTGATTATATAAAAGCGTTTTTAGCGAAGAAACCGGAAGATCACAATGAAGATGATGTTGATATTGAATTATTGTTAAAAAGATCTGAAATAGAAAATCCGTGGTTTACCATTGATAATCAGAAATTTGCTTTACAGCAATGGACAGATCTTTTGACTGAAGAGAACATCAAAAACTGGCTTGAAAATTATTCCATCTCTAAAATTTCAAAAAGAGTTGGACTTATTTTAGCCGGAAATATCCCTTTGGTAGGGTTTCACGATGTGATTTCTGTTGTTTTGAGCAATCATATTCCTGTGATTAAGCTGTCTTCAAAGGACAAGTATATAATTCCGTTTTTATTAAAGAAATGGAGTGCGTTTTCTAATGAAAATGTAACTTTTGAATTTGTAGAAAAATTAGAAAATTTTGATGCCGTTATTGCTACAGGAAGTAACAATACTGCGAGATATCTTGAATATTATTTTAAAAATCATTTAAGTATTATCCGCAAAAACAGAACTTCTGTTGCTGTGCTGAAGGGTGATGAAACGAATGAGGAACTGCAGTTATTAGCAAAAGATATTTTCCAGTATTTTGGATTAGGATGCAGAAATGTAACGAGAATTTTTATTCCGAAAGATTTTGTGATTGACAGACTGTTTGAAAACTTTCTAGGTTTCCAGGATATTATCAATCATAATAAATATGCCAACAATTATGACTATAACCGAGCTGTTTATCTTTTAAATCAGGATAAATTCTGGGATAATAATTTTGTGATGCTGAAAGAAGATGATAAACTGTTTAGCCCGCTTTCTGTAATTAATTTCAGCAGATATGAATCTTTGGATGATGTAAAAGCTTTTATTGCAGAAAATGAAGAAAATATTCAATGTGTAGTGGCAAAAGAAGACGTAGGATTGAATGCAATAGCTTTTGGTGAAGCACAAAATCCAGGCCTGGACACCTACGCTGATAATGTAGATACAATGAAATTTTTAGAACTGGTCTGATTTTCGTATCTTCCATCACTTATTTCACCAGAACAAAAATGAATACTATGAGAAAATTATTGCTCGGACTTGCTCTTGTAGGCGGACAGTTGATTTTTGCACAGAAAGTAACGGGTGCAAAGGTTGAAAACAGTCCCAAAAAAGAGCAACAGGCCAGTATAAGTAAGGAAAAGATCAGTTTGTATAATGATAACTTCCTTAAGTTTATTGATGCTTTACAAGCTTCTGACCGTAAGACTATTGATGGATTGCTTTCTGAGAAAGTGAAGGAAATTGTAACGGACAATGTTCTTAAAAAAGTTAAAGATGGCATTGATCCCAATAAAAAGCTTGAAATCTTAAAAGCAGGATATTACAAGACAATGGATGGTTTGAATCATCCGAGTATTAAATATAAATATGCAGGAGAATCATCTTCCAAAGAGGCTATTACAGCTGTATTTGAAGATGATGGAAAGATTTTAGGGGTATTGCCTGCGAAATAAACTTATTTTCGATTAAATAAAAAATATTAACTATGATGACAGATGTTTTAGTCGCTCATTCTTCGGATGTGGAGAAAGCGAATTTTTACAAGAAGACGTATTTGCATGTTGCTTTATCGATTCTTGCTTTTATTGGAGTTGAAACGATATTATTAAAAACTGTTCCGGCAGAACTGATTGCAATGATGTTTGGTCAGAGATATATCTGGTTATTGATCATTGGAGTTTTCTGGTTAGCTTCTGTTTTGGCTTCAAAATGGTCTCTTTCACAAAGTAAATCCACTCAGTATCTGGGATTAGGATTTTATATCTTGCTGGAAGCGATTATCTTCATGCCGCTGCTTTTTATTGCAACAAATATTGAAGGGGGAGCTAATGTGATTTTCCAGGCTGCGACCTTAACAATTGCTATGTTTGCGGGTATTTCAGCAGTAGCATTTACCTCTAAAAGAGACTTTTCTTTCTTAAGAAATATCATTGTAATCGGTGGATTTATTTCAATCGGACTGATTGTTGGAGGAATGATCTTTGGTTTTAACCTTGGGCTGTGGTTTTCAGTAGGGATGGTAATCCTTGCTTCGGCTACCATTTTATATCAGACTAGTAAATTGAAAGATTCATATGGTACCAACCAGTATGTTGGAGCAGCATTACAGCTTTTTGCCTCCATTATGCTTTTGTTCTGGTATATCCTAAATATTCTGATGAGCAGAAGAAACTAATTGATAAATTATTTTAGCTTTTAAATAATAGTCCCGGTGATTCTTCATCGGGATTTTTTTATATACATGATTTTTTAAACACGAATTGCACAAATGTTTTCACGAATAACACGAATTCAATAGGAACGGGCTTTAGCTCATTTACTTAAAAAAACCATTATCTATTGGTTTTGCCGAAACTTATAAGTTTCCCACAGATTCTACAGATTGACACGGATGCTTGCGTATATTTATTTGTGTTATTTGTGAAGGAATATTTGTGTTACTTGTGGTTTTGAAAAATTAAATATAAAGTTCGCAAATGTTTTCACGAATAACATGAATTCAATAGGAGAGGGCTTTAGTCTGTTTACTTAAAAAAACATTATCTATAGGTTTTATCCGAAACTTATAAGTATCCCACAGATTCCACAGATTGACACGGATGCTTGCGTATATTTATTTGTGAAGGAATATTTGTGTTACTTGTGGTTTTGAAAAATCAAATACAAAGTTCGCAAATGTTTTCACGAATAACATGAATTCAATAAGATCAATAGGAGCGGGCTTTAGCCTGTTTTATATTGTATAGATACCTTCCAACGGCTTTAGCCAAAACTTATAAGTATCCTGCTGATTTCAAAGATTAACACAAATGATTGCATGCGATTTTGATGGATGAATTTCACGTCTTCTATTTGTGAAATTAGTGCAAAAATATTGGTGTTATTTGTGGTTTCAGAAGTAAACCCAAAAAATCCTGATGATATTTTCACCGGGATTTTAATTGGATATTCTCTGAGATTTTTTATACAACTTCCAGCTTCATGTGACGGATTAAAGTCCTTTGAAGTACATTTTAAGTTGAAATAAAAGATTCTTAAAGAATAGAAAAAAGTATAGTAATGAGGAAAACCTCAGGTATTGTATATTGTGTTTTTACCATCTTTTGATTAAAAATAACCGCAAGATATTATTTGTCGATTGACCCTAGAACCTTTTGTGCAAAAGAGTTTAAAGCATCTTTTTCACTCATTCCGTTCTGTACATTAGCATGAACTTCTAAAGCTCCGCAAATGTTAGTAATTAATTCTCCTGCAACATTTAAGTCTTCTTCGCTTGTTCCTCTGAATTCACAGAAACTTTCCAGTACTTCTAATGTTTTTTCAAGATTTTCAGGAGTCTGATTCTGATAAAACTGTCTGATTACGGGTAATTTCATTATGCTAATTCGTTAAAAAGGTTAATTAAACTTTCTGCCTGGTTAGATTGAACCTGGTTGACCAATTCTCCGTTTTTAAAGATGGCGAAAGTAGGTAAGTTGTCTACTTTTGCTAATTTTCTGCTTTCAGGAAGCTTCTCAGCATCTACATATAAAAATGGGATAGTATCATTTTCAGATGCTAATTTTTTGAATTTTGGCTTCATGATTCTGCAGTTTCCGCACCATGTTGCGCCATATTGAACAACTACTTTTTCGTTGTCGTTAACTATATTTTGTAATGTATCTTCGGTTAATTCTGTGTACATAAGTTTATTTTTAAAAAAATAAACAATGTAACAATCTAAAAATTGACCAATCTAACAATTCAAAAAAACTTTTAAAATTGTTATACTGTTAGATTGTTACATTGTTATATTTAAATTAAGATATTAATTTTTTGCTAAGTATTCTGCTGTAGAAGTTCTGTCTGCTTTCATAGCATCTTTTCCTTCTTCCCAGTTTGCAGGACATACTTCACCATGTTTTTGAACGTGCGTGTAAGCATCGATCAATCTTAAGAATTCTTTTACGTTTCTTCCTAGAGGCATATCGTTTACCGCTTCGTGGAAGATTTTTCCAGTTTCGTCGATAAGGTAAGTAGCTCTGTAAGTTACGTTAGAACCTGTGAAAACTTCATTTCCATCTTCATCATATTCGAAATCCTGATCAACAATTCCTAACGTGTTAGCCAATTGTCTGTGAGTATCTGCTAAAAGTGGGTAAGTTACTCCTTCAATTCCTCCGTTATCTTTTGGTGTGTTCAACCATGCGAAGTGTACTTCGTTAGTATCACAAGATGCACCGATTACTTTAGTGTTTCTTTTTTCGAATTCACCTAAAGCCTCCTGGAAAGCGTGAAGCTCAGTAGGGCATACGAAAGTGAAATCTTTAGGGTACCAGAATAAAAGAACTTTTTGCTGGTTGTTTACTGCTTCATCAAGGATGTTGATTCTTAGATCGTCACCCATTTCAGACATTGCGTCGATTGTTAAATTTGGGAATTTTTTTCCTACTAAAGACATAATTTTCTGTTTTTATATTTAAATTTCTTATGCAAATATATAAAAGATTCATCTATCGAACAAACAAATATTGATAAATAAAATCTATAATTGTTTTTAGTGCGTGGTGAAATAAAAAAGCCCTGATATCAGGGCTTTTTGTTTATTTTAATAACCAAATATTTCAGTTAAATTAAGTTTTTTTACTTCGCCTAATTTATGCATATCTGCTTCATTCACTTTATCTTGAGAAGCAACAAGGCAGTAGGTGTAATTCTTGTTTTTCATTTCCTTATCATGGAACGAATTGATATCTGTAAAAGACAATTTCGGTGCCTGTTCATAGACATTCTTTCTCATATCAAAATTGTTTCCAAGTCTTTGGGATTTCAGATAAGAGAAGATGATTCCGTCCTGAGTAATTCTTTCAGAAGCAATTGATTTTTTCAATCCGCTTTTCGCAGTTTCGAATAACTGCTCAGATTTTGGAAGGGTAGTCAAAAGCTCGTTCATTGCTGTTGTAGACTCATTGAATTTGTCTGCCTGTGTTCCTACATAAGCCATTACCATATCCTTGTCTGTTTTTTTGCTTGGAAGGGCAAAATAAGAATACGTAGAATAAGCCAGTGCTTTTGATTCTCTGATCGTCTGGAAAACAATCGATCCCATTCCGCCTCCGAAATAGTTATTGAATAAACTTACGGTAGGAGTAGTAGAAGGGTTGTATGAGTCAGAGTTTCTTACCCAGAACACTTCAGCCTGTACCATGTCATAATGAGCAAATAATACTTTATTCTTATCAGTCGGGATCTGAGCAAAAGTTTTAGACTTAGGAAGATCTTTCAGGGTTGCAGGAAGTTTGTGGACAGGTTTCAGAGCTGCCACCACTTCGTTTCCTGATTTTGGACCATAGTATAATACTTTATGTTTGAAATTAAACAGGTCATGAAGAACATTGATCAGATCGTCTGCTTTTAATGCATCAAGCTCTGCATCGCTCAACACATTATTGAACGGGTTTTGAGCGCCATACTGTGCGTAGCTTCTCAATCCGGACATAATTACTCCTTTATTCTGTTTTGCGTTTGCTCTGGCTTTCTTCAATCTCACTTTGTAAGCATCAAGAGCAGCCTGGTCTGCCTGACAGTTTTTAATCAAATCTTCAAATAAAGCAATCGTTTTACCGAAGTTTTCATTTAAACCTTCCAGTGATACATAAGTTTCTTCATTTCCTGCACTTACATTGAAGCTTGAGGCAAGTTTGTAGAATTCCTTACTGATGATTTCGGAAGATTTGTCTTTGGTTCCTAAATACTGAAGATATTCTGCTGCCAATGGAAGGATTTTGTTGTTCCATTTTCCTGAATCAAAATGATAATACATTCTGAACAGGGCATTGTCTGTATTTTTTACAGAAAGTACGTCCACATCAGCCAATTTGTTTTTAGCGATGTCTTTATCGTAATTTAACCATACCGGAGCGATAGGGTTTTCAGGCATTTCGTCAATTTTTTTCAAGAAAGGAGACTGATCTTCTCTGTTAACGGAAACCGGTGTGATCGTTGGTTTATCAACTTTTACAATGCTTTTGTCTTCTCCTTTTCTTTTGTAAACTGCAACGTAGTTGTTGTTCTGCAGATATTTGGATACGAAATCCATGATATCCTTTTTCGTAAGTTTTGAAATTTCATCAACATATTCCAACGATGCTTTGTGGTCAACATCTGAAGTGAATTCATCCATCAGAATACTTGCTCTTGACGAATATTTTTCATCCTTCTGAATAATCCCTTTCTTTTCATTGTTCACAATGGACTGAATCAGATCATCGGAAAATTCTCCTTTTCTTAATTTATCAATTTCCTGAAGAAGAAGATTCTTTACTTCGTCCAAAGACTGTCCTTCCGTTGGCTTTCCTTGTAAAAGTAAAACTGAATAATCCTTTAAAGCATAAGACCCTGCGTAAGCACCAAGTAATTTTTGTTTTTTTACGAGATCAAGATCGATCAATCCGGCCTGTCCGTTGGTCAACATATTTCCAACAAGATTCAGCATTCTTGCATCTTTGGTAGACGCTCCCGGAAATCTGAAACCAAGCATTACGTTTTCAGGATTAGGACCTACCACTTCTTTTGTAACGGGAGATGTAATTGGTTTTTCCTGTCCTACTTTATACTCAGGGATTGTCTTAGGTTTCATGTACGAGAAAGCCTTGTCAATCTTTGCAATTACTTCATCCGGATTAAAATCTCCGGACATAATGATTCCCATGTTGTTGGGAACATAATAATTGTTATAGTATTCTCTGATAGCGTGTAGAGAAGGATTTTTTAAGTGTTCTATCGTTCCGATAGTTGTTTGTTTTCCGTAATTGTTGTTAGGGAAAAGGTTGGCAAACATGGTATCAAAAACTTTATCTCCGTCGTCATCAAGAGATCTGTTTTTTTCTTCATATACAGCTTCAAGCTCTGTGTGGAAGAGTCTCAGAACAGGTTCTCTGAATCTTTCAGCCTGTACAGCAAGGAATTTGTCAAGAACGTTGGATGGTACGTCTTCTGTATACACCGTTTGTTCAAAAGAGGTGAAGGCGTTGGTTCCGTCAGCTCCCATACCAGCCATCATTTTATCGTATTCATTTGCAATTGCAAATTTGGCAGCTTCTCCTGAAACCCTGTCGATTTCTTTGTAGATTTCTTTTCTTTTGGCTTCGTCCTTAGTCTGGTTGTACTTTTCGTAAAGAGCATCAATCTGGTCCAAAAGAGGTTTTTCTTTGGCCCAGTCTTTAGATCCAAACTGATTTGTTCCTTTGAAAAGCATATGTTCCAGATAATGGGCAAGACCGGTGTGGTCTGCTGGATCGGTTTTACTTCCTGCTTTCGTTGCAATATACGTTTGAATTCTCGGGTCCTTATTGGTAGGGCTCAAAATAACCGTTAATCCGTTTTTTAAGGTGTAATACCTTGCGGAAGTAGGGTCATTGGTTACGAATTTGTACTTGTAGCCGTTAGAAGTAGCTTCTTTCCACTGAAAATCCTGGCCAAAAGCATATCCTGCAAAACTTGCAGCGGCAATGCTTGTAGCGATGGTTAGTTTTTTTAACAGATTCATTGCTGTCGTGTTTTATTTTTGATTATTAGTTTGTTAATTGAATTTCTCCAATAAGTTTTTAATTCGTTTCATAGCCTCTCTTAGGTCTTCCTCAGAAGCAGCGTAAGAGAACCTGATACATTCAGGGCTTCCGAAAGAGAATCCACCCACACAGCCCACATGAGCGTTTTCCAGAAGGAACATCGCAAAATCATCAGAGTTTTTAATTTCTGTTCCATCCAGGGTTTTTCCGATATAATGTGAAATATCCGGGAAGAAATAGAAGGCAGCCTTTGGAAGCACCACCTTGAATCCTGGAATTTCTTTGATTAAGTCATAGACAATATCCCTTCTTTTTTTGAAGGCATCAATCATATATCTGTATTCGGAAGGATCTGTTTTAAGGGCAACAATAGAAGCTCTCTGTGCCACTGTATTAGCTCCGCTGGTCATCTGTCCCTGTACTTTTTCACAAGCTTTTGCCAGCCATTCCGGGCATGCAGAGTATCCGATTCTCCATCCGGTCATAGCAAATGCTTTTGACATTCCGTTGATTACGGCTGTCTGTTCATAAACTTCAGGAAACTGAGCGATAGAAGTGGTTTTAGTTTCGTAATTGATATATTCATAAATCTCATCGGAAATTACCGTTATCTGAGGATATTTGGCAATCACTTTTGCAATGGATTTTAATTCATCATACGTATAATATCCTCCTGAAGGATTACACGGTGAGCTGAAAAGTACAGCTTTTGTCTTTTCTGTAATAGCTTCTTCCAGCTGTTCTGCGGTCACTTTAAAATCAGTAAGATAAGAGGTAGGAAGCA
This region of Chryseobacterium culicis genomic DNA includes:
- the serC gene encoding 3-phosphoserine/phosphohydroxythreonine transaminase, which codes for MNKKHNFSAGPCILPQEVFEKSAQAILDFNGIGLSLLEISHRSKDFVAVMDEARAIVKRLMNLGDDYEVLYLGGGASLQFAMVPYNLMKVGGKAAYLDTGTWAAGAIKEAKKVGTVDVVGSSKEENYSFIPKDYTVGAEYDYFHCTSNNTIYGTQMKSFPEVDTLMVCDMSSDIFSRQLDFSKFDLIYAGAQKNMGPAGVTLVVIKKEILGKTGRENMFSILDYSQHIAKESMYNTPPVFPVYASLLTLQYLEKNGGIAAAEQRNEAKAKLLYDEIDSNPLFETFCVKEDRSLMNVSFKITNESKKEEFDNAWKAAGISGLNGHRSLGGYRASLYNALPIESVQVLVDVMKSIK
- a CDS encoding 4Fe-4S binding protein; the encoded protein is MAIKITDECINCGACEPECPNNAIYEGAVDWKASDGTALQGTITMPSGLTVDANAPQEPVSDDVYFIVTDKCTECKGFHEEPQCAAVCPVDCCVPDEDHVESEDALLNKKAFLHGE
- a CDS encoding acyl-CoA reductase translates to MNTENQVLGLIKLSDYIKAFLAKKPEDHNEDDVDIELLLKRSEIENPWFTIDNQKFALQQWTDLLTEENIKNWLENYSISKISKRVGLILAGNIPLVGFHDVISVVLSNHIPVIKLSSKDKYIIPFLLKKWSAFSNENVTFEFVEKLENFDAVIATGSNNTARYLEYYFKNHLSIIRKNRTSVAVLKGDETNEELQLLAKDIFQYFGLGCRNVTRIFIPKDFVIDRLFENFLGFQDIINHNKYANNYDYNRAVYLLNQDKFWDNNFVMLKEDDKLFSPLSVINFSRYESLDDVKAFIAENEENIQCVVAKEDVGLNAIAFGEAQNPGLDTYADNVDTMKFLELV
- a CDS encoding peptidylprolyl isomerase; its protein translation is MRKLLLGLALVGGQLIFAQKVTGAKVENSPKKEQQASISKEKISLYNDNFLKFIDALQASDRKTIDGLLSEKVKEIVTDNVLKKVKDGIDPNKKLEILKAGYYKTMDGLNHPSIKYKYAGESSSKEAITAVFEDDGKILGVLPAK
- a CDS encoding Bax inhibitor-1 family protein, whose product is MMTDVLVAHSSDVEKANFYKKTYLHVALSILAFIGVETILLKTVPAELIAMMFGQRYIWLLIIGVFWLASVLASKWSLSQSKSTQYLGLGFYILLEAIIFMPLLFIATNIEGGANVIFQAATLTIAMFAGISAVAFTSKRDFSFLRNIIVIGGFISIGLIVGGMIFGFNLGLWFSVGMVILASATILYQTSKLKDSYGTNQYVGAALQLFASIMLLFWYILNILMSRRN
- a CDS encoding DUF6952 family protein, which gives rise to MKLPVIRQFYQNQTPENLEKTLEVLESFCEFRGTSEEDLNVAGELITNICGALEVHANVQNGMSEKDALNSFAQKVLGSIDK
- a CDS encoding thioredoxin family protein; its protein translation is MYTELTEDTLQNIVNDNEKVVVQYGATWCGNCRIMKPKFKKLASENDTIPFLYVDAEKLPESRKLAKVDNLPTFAIFKNGELVNQVQSNQAESLINLFNELA
- a CDS encoding peroxiredoxin — translated: MSLVGKKFPNLTIDAMSEMGDDLRINILDEAVNNQQKVLLFWYPKDFTFVCPTELHAFQEALGEFEKRNTKVIGASCDTNEVHFAWLNTPKDNGGIEGVTYPLLADTHRQLANTLGIVDQDFEYDEDGNEVFTGSNVTYRATYLIDETGKIFHEAVNDMPLGRNVKEFLRLIDAYTHVQKHGEVCPANWEEGKDAMKADRTSTAEYLAKN
- a CDS encoding M16 family metallopeptidase codes for the protein MNLLKKLTIATSIAAASFAGYAFGQDFQWKEATSNGYKYKFVTNDPTSARYYTLKNGLTVILSPTNKDPRIQTYIATKAGSKTDPADHTGLAHYLEHMLFKGTNQFGSKDWAKEKPLLDQIDALYEKYNQTKDEAKRKEIYKEIDRVSGEAAKFAIANEYDKMMAGMGADGTNAFTSFEQTVYTEDVPSNVLDKFLAVQAERFREPVLRLFHTELEAVYEEKNRSLDDDGDKVFDTMFANLFPNNNYGKQTTIGTIEHLKNPSLHAIREYYNNYYVPNNMGIIMSGDFNPDEVIAKIDKAFSYMKPKTIPEYKVGQEKPITSPVTKEVVGPNPENVMLGFRFPGASTKDARMLNLVGNMLTNGQAGLIDLDLVKKQKLLGAYAGSYALKDYSVLLLQGKPTEGQSLDEVKNLLLQEIDKLRKGEFSDDLIQSIVNNEKKGIIQKDEKYSSRASILMDEFTSDVDHKASLEYVDEISKLTKKDIMDFVSKYLQNNNYVAVYKRKGEDKSIVKVDKPTITPVSVNREDQSPFLKKIDEMPENPIAPVWLNYDKDIAKNKLADVDVLSVKNTDNALFRMYYHFDSGKWNNKILPLAAEYLQYLGTKDKSSEIISKEFYKLASSFNVSAGNEETYVSLEGLNENFGKTIALFEDLIKNCQADQAALDAYKVRLKKARANAKQNKGVIMSGLRSYAQYGAQNPFNNVLSDAELDALKADDLINVLHDLFNFKHKVLYYGPKSGNEVVAALKPVHKLPATLKDLPKSKTFAQIPTDKNKVLFAHYDMVQAEVFWVRNSDSYNPSTTPTVSLFNNYFGGGMGSIVFQTIRESKALAYSTYSYFALPSKKTDKDMVMAYVGTQADKFNESTTAMNELLTTLPKSEQLFETAKSGLKKSIASERITQDGIIFSYLKSQRLGNNFDMRKNVYEQAPKLSFTDINSFHDKEMKNKNYTYCLVASQDKVNEADMHKLGEVKKLNLTEIFGY
- a CDS encoding pyridoxal phosphate-dependent aminotransferase, whose protein sequence is MDKLSDRVKRLGYSQTFVMSNKAREMKASGIDVISLTLGEPDFDVPDNIKQAAFDAINQNYSHYSPVPGFLELREAIAYKLKRDNNLEYKPTQICVSNGAKQAIINVLAAIINDGDEVLLPAPYWVSYDEMVKMMGGTSVMLPTSYLTDFKVTAEQLEEAITEKTKAVLFSSPCNPSGGYYTYDELKSIAKVIAKYPQITVISDEIYEYINYETKTTSIAQFPEVYEQTAVINGMSKAFAMTGWRIGYSACPEWLAKACEKVQGQMTSGANTVAQRASIVALKTDPSEYRYMIDAFKKRRDIVYDLIKEIPGFKVVLPKAAFYFFPDISHYIGKTLDGTEIKNSDDFAMFLLENAHVGCVGGFSFGSPECIRFSYAASEEDLREAMKRIKNLLEKFN